The proteins below are encoded in one region of Ricinus communis isolate WT05 ecotype wild-type chromosome 6, ASM1957865v1, whole genome shotgun sequence:
- the LOC8258395 gene encoding zinc finger CCCH domain-containing protein 19, whose protein sequence is MEQPQEEQKEEEEQEQELRKEAEMEEQGHNQLQKEEETEGGQQLTEEGKLELQKENEKEKELGKEEEDDLQLREEYLDKEDDLAKEEEEEEKDVTLLKEKEKQQILAEDLQLHKEEQANFNDNLQLPEEEEQLPKQKEDKDNLPLPIKELNLQLSKEVQLPKEKEEDDNLQLPKEDDLQLGKEDNDLQSPKEEEKEEKEQQLQEENDLQLSKEEDNLQVEEEEKAGDLELLKEEEDRGGIEQDAEEKDFDNSAESDRMTIDDQCEKTQELDDDDPQLAEPPSPVDADADADAETGVVGSEETGGGLDVNMEDVEVATEDGVADVSKAKKKRGRTLGKTKPTPPRKKKDEEDVCFICYDGGSLVLCDRRGCPKAYHPACIKRDESFFQSTAKWNCDWHICSSCQKASHFMCYTCAYSLCKGCTKDADYVCLRGNKGFCGACMRTIMLIENISPGNTETLQVQVDFDDKTSWEYLFKDYWIDLKAKLSITIDELSKAKNPWKGDELPKAKNSGKGTGGIVATKEASPGELNHDDEKDLSLDNGGNVEANRSKRRKTKDQAKVLNKQNSLVMEDSDVDEVTPLATGTAWATKELLEFLAHMKNGDTSVTSQFDVQALLIEYVKRNNLRDPRKKSQIICDSRLRNLFGQPRVGHFEMLKLVENHFLIKENSPADERMGVSDAGGSEAEAAGSSDSRNDRRRKKSKKMDGRRSRINSNSEEYAAIDVHNINLLFLKRNLIENLMDDIGKFHEMVVGSFVRIRISGGDQKQNMYRLVPVVGTSKVDESYKVGSRTTDFMLEILNLDKKEVVSIDGISNQEFLEDECRRLRQSIKCGLVKRLTVGEIQEKAMALQPFKVNDWLQAEMARLNHLRDRASETGRRKELRECVEKLDLLKSPKERQRRLHEVPDVHIDPKMDPSYESEEEAGESDEIKQGDYVRPRSTGFGRKILDRNSSMRDGDLNDVGNRAQKNLATASEQSRNITTPYVDRESRWSQGGGAFGLNNQSTSKSQLSPTGLVTSDWSSRAAIRSESHAGVASVVVPSSLSSGREASHTDFETQKMWLYQDPSGKIQGPFSIVQLRKWSSKGHFPPHFRVWRTGEKQDDSILLTDALDGRVPKKP, encoded by the exons atggaacaaccacAAGAAGAACagaaggaggaggaggagcaaGAACAAGAGTTACGGAAGGAAGCGGAAATGGAGGAGCAGGGACATAATCAATTACAGAAGGAAGAGGAGACGGAGGGCGGCCAGCAGTTAACGGAGGAGGGAAAATTAGAGTTGCAAAAGGAGAacgaaaaggaaaaagaattggGCAAAGAGGAGGAGGATGATTTACAGTTACGCGAGGAGTATCTAGATAAGGAGGATGATTTAGcgaaggaggaggaggaggaagagAAGGATGTAACGTTATtgaaggagaaggagaagcAACAGATACTTGCTGAGGATTTACAATTACACAAGGAGGAGCAGGCTAATTTCAACGATAATTTACAGTTACCTGAGGAGGAGGAGCAATTACCCAAGCAGAAGGAGGATAAGGATAATTTACCGCTACCAATAAAGGAGCTTAATTTACAGTTATCAAAAGAGGTGCAATTACCGAAGGAGAAGGAAGAGGATGATAATTTACAATTACCAAAGGAGGATGATTTACAGTTGGGGAAGGAAGACAATGATTTACAGTCACCAAAGGAGGAGGAGAAAGAGGAGAAGGAGCAACAGTTGCAGGAGGAGAATGATTTACAATTATCGAAGGAGGAGGACAATTTACAGGTAGAGGAGGAGGAGAAGGCGGGGGACTTAGAGTTACtgaaggaggaggaggatAGAGGTGGAATTGAACAAGATGCAGAGGAGAAGGATTTTGATAATTCTGCAGAGTCTGACCGTATGACTATTGATGATCAATGTGAGAAGACTCAGGAATTGGATGATGATGATCCGCAACTGGCTGAACCTCCTTCTCCTGTTGATGCTGATGCTGATGCTGATGCTGAGACGGGGGTTGTTGGTTCGGAAGAAACAGGAGGAGGATTAGATGTTAATATGGAGGATGTGGAGGTTGCAACTGAGGATGGTGTTGCTGATGTGAGTAAGGCCAAGAAGAAACGCGGCAGAACTCTGGGGAAAACTAAGCCTACTCCTCcaaggaagaaaaaggatgaGGAAgatgtttgttttatttgttatgATGGTGGCAGCCTTGTGCTTTGTGATCGACG GGGTTGCCCTAAGGCATACCATCCAGCTTGTATCAAGAGAGATGAATCATTCTTTCAATCAACGGCTAAATGGAATTGTG ACTGGCATATATGTAGCAGTTGTCAGAAGGCTTCACATTTTATGTGCTATACTTGTGCATACTCATTATGCAAAGGATGCACCAAAGATGCTGATTATGTGTGCTTAAGAGGGAATAAAGGATTTTGTGGAGCATGCATGAGAACCATAATGCTGATCGAAAATATTTCACCAGGAAATACAGAAACG TTGCAGGTTCAAGTGGATTTTGATGACAAAACTAGTTGGGAGTATCTCTTTAAAGACTACTGGATTGACTTAAAAGCTAAGCTGTCTATAACAATAGATGAGCTAAGTAAAGCTAAAAATCCATGGAAAGGAGATGAGCTACCTAAAGCTAAGAATTCTGGGAAAGGGACTGGTGGTATTGTTGCTACCAAGGAGGCATCTCCAGGTGAACTTAATCATGATGATGAGAAAGACCTTTCTTTAGACAATGGTGGAAATGTTGAGGCAAATCGTTCTAAGAGAAGAAAAACTAAGGATCAAGCAAAGGTTCTCAACAAGCAGAACTCTCTAGTCATGGAAGATTCTGATGTTGATGAAGTCACTCCTTTGGCTACAGGGACAGCATGGGCAACAAAGGAGCTTTTAGAGTTTCTTGCTCACATGAAAAATGGGGATACATCTGTGACATCTCAGTTTGATGTCCAGGCTCTTTTAATAGAATACGTAAAGAGAAACAATCTCCGTGATCCTCGCAAGAAAAGTCAAATTATTTGTGATTCAAGACTCAGAAACCTGTTTGGGCAGCCACGTGTCGGGCATTTTGAAATGCTGAAGCTTGTTGAAAACCACTTTCTTATCAAAGAAAATTCTCCAGCTGATGAGAGAATGGGAGTTTCTGATGCTGGTGGTAGTGAAGCAGAGGCTGCTGGAAGTAGTGATAGTCGTAATGACAGAAGAcgtaaaaagagtaaaaagaTGGATGGGAGAAGATCACGCATAAATTCTAATTCGGAAGAATATGCAGCAATTGATGTTCACAACATCAACTTGTTGTTCCTAAAGCGTAATTTGATAGAGAACCTAATGGATGATATTGGGAAGTTTCATGAAATGGTTGTTGGGTCATTTGTGCGAATTAGGATTTCGGGTGGTGATCAGAAGCAGAACATGTACAGGCTTGTCCCGGTTGTAG GAACTAGCAAGGTGGATGAATCATATAAAGTTGGCTCTAGAACAACTGATTTCATGcttgaaatattaaatttggaCAAGAAGGAGGTTGTATCAATTGATGGAATTTCAAATCAGGAATTTTTAGAG GATGAATGCAGACGTTTGCGCCAGAGCATAAAATGCGGGCTTGTCAAGCGGTTGACAGTG GGTGAGATTCAGGAGAAAGCAATGGCGCTTCAACCATTCAAAGTCAATGAT TGGCTCCAAGCAGAGATGGCAAGGCTTAATCATCTTCGTGATCGAGCTAGTGAAACGGGGCGTAGAAAGGA GCTTAGAGAATGTGTAGAGAAATTAGATCTTTTGAAGTCACCGAAGGAACGTCAGCGAAGGTTGCATGAGGTTCCTGATGTACACATCGACCCAAAAATGGATCCAAGTTATGAATCTGAAGAAGAGGCTGGAGAATCAGATGAGATTAAACAAG GTGACTATGTAAGACCAAGAAGTACTGGTTTTGGCAGAAAGATTCTAGATCGCAATTCGTCAATGAGAGATGGTGACCTAAATGATGTAGGAAACAGGGCACAAAAGAATTTAGCTACTGCCTCAGAGCAAAGTAGAAACATAACGACACCTTATGTGGATAGGGAATCTAGATGGAGTCAGGGAGGGGGAGCTTTTGGGCTGAATAATCAGAGTACATCAAAGAGCCAGTTAAGCCCTACTGGCTTAGTAACTAGCGATTGGAGTAGTCGAGCAGCAATAAGATCTGAATCACATGCTGGGGTTGCATCAGTCGTTGTACCATCGTCTCTTTCCTCAGGGAGAGAGGCATCTCATACTGATTTTGAGACACAAAAAATGTGGCTTTATCAAGATCCATCTGGAAAAATTCAAGGGCCATTTTCTATAGTGCAACTGCGCAAGTGGAGTAGCAAAGGGCATTTTCCTCCTCATTTCAGAGTGTGGAGGACAGGCGAGAAGCAAGATGACTCTATCCTTTTGACTGATGCATTGGATGGCCGGGTCCCTAAGAAGCCATAA